In a single window of the Ancylobacter polymorphus genome:
- a CDS encoding LLM class flavin-dependent oxidoreductase has product MKLGFFTMPIHPLHRPLSETLQEDREFCLIAEKLGFCEGYFGEHVTDGAETITSSLIFIAWLLNETKTIKLGSGTINLPNQHPARVAGEVAMLDHMARGRYLMGISPGGLLSDAEVFGNLDKNRTEMFVEAIDHILAIWSGEPPYNLQGKYWNITTERTYIPALGQGAMHKPYQTPHPPIVITAVAPFSKGVTEAAQRGWDPISANFLLPCWVKTHWPRYVEGCEKGGRPADPANWRVAKSIFVADDLATAKRYATEPGSPYYAYYNSLATKLVSNGRANLFKRDPNAPDSSVTVDSVLSDLVIWGTPDKVADELAAFQDEIGEFGTLLYAGHDWADKQLAIRSLELMAEKVMPAVNAGRHSAAAE; this is encoded by the coding sequence ATGAAACTCGGCTTTTTCACCATGCCGATCCACCCGCTGCACCGTCCGCTGAGCGAGACGCTGCAGGAGGACCGGGAATTCTGCCTCATCGCCGAGAAGCTGGGGTTCTGCGAGGGCTATTTCGGCGAGCATGTGACCGACGGCGCCGAGACCATCACCTCTTCCCTCATCTTCATCGCCTGGCTGCTGAACGAGACCAAGACCATCAAGCTCGGCTCCGGCACCATCAACCTGCCGAACCAGCACCCCGCGCGCGTGGCCGGCGAGGTGGCGATGCTCGATCACATGGCCAGGGGCCGCTATCTCATGGGCATCAGCCCTGGCGGCCTGCTGTCCGATGCCGAAGTGTTCGGTAATCTCGACAAGAACCGCACCGAGATGTTCGTCGAGGCCATCGACCACATCCTCGCCATCTGGTCGGGCGAGCCGCCCTACAATCTGCAAGGCAAGTACTGGAACATCACCACCGAGCGCACCTACATCCCCGCGCTCGGACAGGGGGCGATGCACAAGCCCTATCAAACGCCGCACCCCCCGATCGTCATCACCGCGGTCGCGCCGTTCTCCAAGGGCGTAACCGAGGCCGCGCAACGCGGCTGGGACCCGATCTCGGCGAATTTCCTGCTGCCCTGCTGGGTCAAGACCCACTGGCCGCGCTATGTCGAGGGCTGCGAGAAGGGCGGCCGGCCGGCCGACCCCGCCAACTGGCGCGTGGCCAAGAGCATCTTCGTGGCCGATGATCTCGCCACGGCGAAGCGCTACGCGACCGAGCCCGGCAGCCCCTATTATGCCTATTACAACTCGCTGGCGACCAAGCTGGTGAGCAATGGCCGGGCGAACCTGTTCAAGCGCGACCCGAACGCGCCGGACAGCTCGGTGACGGTCGACAGCGTGCTGTCCGATCTCGTCATCTGGGGCACGCCGGACAAGGTTGCCGACGAACTCGCCGCGTTTCAGGATGAGATCGGCGAATTCGGAACCCTGCTCTATGCCGGCCATGACTGGGCGGACAAACAGCTCGCCATACGTTCCCTGGAACTGATGGCGGAGAAAGTGATGCCGGCGGTGAATGCCGGGCGCCACTCCGCAGCCGCCGAATAG
- a CDS encoding flavin reductase family protein — translation MSEHVIDFRSSDDHGHFRRALGRFATGVTVVTTRTADGKLEGLTANSFSSVSLDPPLVLWSLRRQAPSLANFTMAGHFAVNVLGTHQKHLCRHFATPQPDKFETVAHRIGDHGAPLIEEAIARFECRTEQIIEAGDHLIFLGRVLRAAHRDGEPLIFATGALCSAATLPADAPAHDSTANNAFANRERAS, via the coding sequence ATGAGCGAACATGTCATCGATTTCCGATCCAGCGACGATCATGGTCATTTCCGACGGGCGCTCGGGCGCTTCGCCACCGGGGTCACCGTCGTCACCACGCGCACGGCCGACGGAAAGCTCGAAGGGCTGACCGCCAACAGCTTCTCCTCGGTCTCGCTCGACCCGCCGCTGGTGCTGTGGAGCCTGCGCCGGCAGGCCCCTTCCCTCGCGAATTTCACGATGGCGGGCCATTTCGCGGTCAATGTGCTGGGCACGCACCAGAAGCATCTGTGCCGGCATTTCGCGACGCCGCAGCCGGACAAGTTCGAAACCGTCGCGCACCGCATCGGTGATCACGGCGCGCCGCTGATCGAGGAGGCGATCGCCCGTTTCGAATGCCGCACCGAGCAGATCATCGAGGCCGGCGACCATCTCATCTTCCTCGGCCGGGTGCTGCGCGCCGCGCATCGCGACGGTGAACCGCTGATTTTCGCCACCGGCGCCCTTTGCAGCGCCGCCACTCTGCCGGCCGACGCGCCGGCCCATGACAGCACCGCGAACAACGCTTTCGCGAACCGGGAACGCGCATCATGA
- a CDS encoding LysR family transcriptional regulator, whose product MSETLRDIRLFVAAYEERSFTAAAERENATQSGVSQHIRKIEDRFGVKLFARGGGTVQPTPAGESYYRHCIELLRLNEAANRSVGRFGTGLDGEMVVGLMPTMTRSVLAPALARFVALHPNVVVRVTEAYSATLTQQVRAGELAFAIVPASTATVGVKTTRFAYTPEVLVSAADAAREHMRPVRLADLGPLKVVVPSAQNARRASIETYLASNGVAVEQRLELDAMMGTLDFVASTDWVAILPGLMMAQEVEWSAGAQAMRRFTVNPIDAPPLGIDLVQIEPARRSLDPAAAAFLDILAQETARIGRVWGERAGLYGDAGVSS is encoded by the coding sequence ATGAGCGAGACCCTGCGGGATATCCGACTGTTCGTGGCGGCCTATGAGGAGCGCTCCTTCACCGCCGCCGCCGAGCGGGAAAACGCCACCCAGTCCGGCGTCTCGCAGCACATCCGCAAGATCGAGGACCGCTTCGGGGTGAAGCTCTTCGCGCGCGGTGGCGGCACGGTGCAGCCGACACCGGCCGGCGAGAGCTATTACCGGCACTGCATCGAGCTGCTGCGGCTCAACGAGGCGGCCAATCGCTCGGTGGGCCGGTTCGGCACCGGTCTCGACGGCGAGATGGTGGTGGGCCTGATGCCGACCATGACCCGCTCCGTGCTGGCCCCGGCGCTCGCCCGCTTCGTCGCGTTGCATCCCAATGTCGTGGTGCGCGTGACCGAAGCCTATTCGGCGACCCTCACCCAGCAGGTGCGGGCCGGCGAGCTCGCCTTTGCCATCGTGCCGGCCTCGACCGCGACGGTGGGCGTGAAGACCACGCGCTTCGCCTATACGCCGGAAGTTCTGGTCTCGGCGGCGGACGCGGCGCGGGAGCATATGCGGCCGGTGCGACTGGCCGATCTCGGCCCGTTGAAAGTGGTGGTGCCGAGCGCGCAGAACGCCCGGCGCGCCAGCATCGAAACCTATCTCGCCTCCAACGGCGTCGCGGTGGAGCAGCGGCTCGAACTCGATGCCATGATGGGCACGCTGGACTTCGTCGCCTCGACCGACTGGGTGGCGATCCTGCCCGGGCTGATGATGGCGCAGGAGGTCGAATGGTCGGCCGGAGCGCAGGCCATGCGCCGCTTCACCGTCAATCCGATCGACGCGCCCCCGCTCGGCATCGACCTCGTGCAGATCGAGCCGGCGCGGCGGTCGCTGGACCCGGCCGCGGCGGCCTTTCTCGATATCCTCGCGCAGGAGACCGCGCGGATCGGCCGGGTCTGGGGCGAGCGCGCCGGGCTATATGGAGATGCCGGCGTGTCGTCGTGA
- a CDS encoding Ldh family oxidoreductase yields the protein MNAAVKPDSGAPATLPPAALERLITDAMRVCGLPATDAQRVATLMVEADLTGADGHGIFRLPQYVRRLKGGAVNPTPTISVARSAPGVALVDGDNGMGHLVMSTAADTAVAMAREIGVAWVGVRRSNHAGPASLYVDMLARRGMVGIYSVVASSNHMAIWGGTSSLLGTNPLAIAIPAGEGKPPVLLDIATTVVSYGTVKKHLLNDVPMPEGWLVSKADGSAITDPKRSGEGLLLPIGGYKGSGLALMLGLLAGTLNGAAFGSEVVDFNADSSTETNTGHFILALDVARFMPPEAFAALLARQLDELRNDTPLPGTEGVRIPGDRRAVLREARAREGVPMPAALRRQLDTLAADLAIPPLAGPV from the coding sequence ATGAATGCCGCCGTGAAGCCGGATTCCGGCGCCCCCGCCACTCTACCCCCGGCCGCGCTTGAACGCCTGATCACCGACGCGATGCGGGTGTGCGGCCTGCCGGCCACGGACGCGCAGCGCGTCGCCACCCTCATGGTCGAGGCCGACCTTACCGGCGCCGACGGCCACGGCATCTTCCGCCTGCCGCAATATGTGCGGCGGCTGAAGGGTGGCGCGGTCAATCCGACCCCGACCATTTCCGTCGCGCGATCCGCCCCCGGCGTCGCGCTGGTCGATGGCGACAACGGCATGGGTCACCTGGTGATGTCAACCGCGGCCGACACCGCCGTCGCGATGGCCCGCGAGATCGGTGTCGCCTGGGTCGGCGTGCGCCGTTCCAACCATGCCGGCCCGGCCTCGCTCTATGTCGACATGCTGGCAAGGCGCGGCATGGTCGGCATCTACTCGGTGGTCGCGAGTTCCAACCATATGGCGATCTGGGGCGGCACCTCGTCCCTGCTAGGCACCAACCCGCTCGCCATCGCCATTCCCGCCGGCGAGGGCAAGCCGCCGGTGCTGCTCGACATCGCCACCACCGTCGTCTCCTATGGCACGGTGAAGAAGCACCTGTTGAACGACGTTCCAATGCCGGAAGGCTGGCTGGTGAGCAAAGCCGACGGCAGCGCCATCACCGACCCCAAGCGCAGCGGGGAAGGCCTGCTGCTGCCGATCGGCGGCTATAAGGGCTCCGGCCTCGCCCTGATGCTCGGCCTGCTCGCCGGCACGCTGAACGGCGCGGCCTTCGGCAGCGAGGTGGTCGACTTCAACGCCGATTCCTCGACCGAAACCAATACCGGCCATTTCATCCTGGCGCTGGATGTCGCCCGCTTCATGCCGCCGGAAGCCTTCGCGGCGCTGCTGGCGAGGCAGCTCGATGAGCTGCGCAACGACACCCCGCTGCCCGGCACCGAGGGGGTGCGCATTCCCGGCGATCGGCGCGCCGTGCTGCGCGAGGCCCGCGCCCGCGAGGGCGTGCCGATGCCGGCCGCACTGCGACGCCAGCTCGACACGCTCGCCGCCGATCTCGCCATTCCCCCGCTTGCCGGTCCGGTGTGA
- a CDS encoding cupin domain-containing protein — protein sequence MSTLPPAPAILRPNDLPVTERGGGARTVRLVTAEIGSQKLLNGITRFGPGASIPLHSHNCEESVIILEGDAVFEIDGVTYALSQHDTTWIPPDVPHRFRNASDSAPLAIFWTYADVAATRTLTASGETRSIASEHSAGPKTPSAGTPQ from the coding sequence ATGAGCACGCTGCCCCCCGCCCCCGCCATCCTGCGCCCGAACGACCTGCCCGTGACCGAGCGTGGCGGCGGTGCCCGCACTGTCCGGCTCGTCACCGCCGAGATCGGCTCGCAGAAGCTGCTCAACGGCATCACCCGCTTCGGGCCGGGCGCCTCCATTCCGCTGCACAGCCATAATTGCGAGGAGAGCGTGATCATCCTCGAAGGCGACGCGGTGTTCGAGATCGACGGCGTCACCTATGCGCTGTCGCAGCACGACACGACGTGGATTCCCCCTGATGTGCCGCACCGCTTCCGCAACGCCTCGGACAGCGCGCCGCTCGCCATCTTCTGGACCTATGCCGATGTCGCGGCCACCCGCACCCTGACGGCAAGCGGCGAGACCCGCTCCATCGCTTCCGAACATTCGGCAGGCCCGAAAACCCCTTCCGCAGGTACGCCCCAATGA
- a CDS encoding amidohydrolase family protein — translation MTPLAPAAPVIDVHAHILTEDMMARMRREAPEIGPTLSEVDEEGGVLKVGDIVQRPFPRGGWDLDRRLADLDHAGFDLQVLSNCPQTFLYEREAALTGALCQIQNEAIADLARRHPTRFLGIATLPMQDPARAADELRRAVTKLGLKGAQIGSHIEGKNLDDPALEPVWATAEELGAFILIHPQKTAAANRTNEFYLKNLIGNPLETTIAAASLVFGGVLERYPDLKICLVHGGGFLPFQTGRMIHGWKERPECRRFISESPEVSIRRLYFDTLTHFGPALRYLTDTFGADHVLLGSDYPFDMGTLEGARQVRAAGLSKADETAILGSTAAGWFGLDAQTRKAVNA, via the coding sequence ATGACCCCTCTCGCGCCTGCCGCTCCCGTCATCGACGTTCACGCCCATATCCTCACCGAGGACATGATGGCCCGCATGCGGCGCGAGGCGCCCGAGATCGGGCCGACACTCTCGGAGGTCGACGAAGAGGGCGGCGTCCTGAAGGTCGGCGACATCGTGCAGCGGCCGTTTCCGCGCGGCGGCTGGGATCTCGACCGGCGCCTGGCCGATCTCGATCATGCCGGCTTCGATCTTCAGGTGCTCTCCAACTGCCCGCAGACCTTCCTTTATGAGCGCGAGGCGGCGCTGACCGGGGCGCTGTGCCAGATTCAGAACGAGGCGATTGCCGATCTGGCGCGGCGCCACCCGACCCGGTTCCTCGGCATCGCCACCCTGCCGATGCAGGATCCCGCCCGCGCGGCGGACGAATTGCGGCGCGCGGTGACCAAGCTGGGGCTGAAAGGCGCGCAGATCGGCTCGCATATCGAAGGCAAGAACCTCGACGATCCGGCGCTGGAACCGGTCTGGGCCACCGCCGAGGAACTCGGCGCCTTCATCCTGATCCATCCGCAGAAGACCGCGGCCGCGAACCGCACCAACGAATTCTATCTCAAGAACCTGATCGGCAACCCGCTGGAAACCACCATCGCGGCGGCCTCGCTGGTGTTCGGCGGCGTGCTGGAGCGCTACCCCGACCTGAAGATCTGCCTGGTGCATGGCGGCGGCTTTCTGCCGTTCCAGACCGGCCGCATGATTCATGGCTGGAAGGAGCGGCCGGAATGCCGGCGCTTCATCAGCGAGAGCCCGGAAGTGTCGATCCGGCGGCTGTATTTCGACACGCTGACCCATTTCGGCCCGGCGCTGCGCTATCTCACCGATACGTTCGGTGCCGATCATGTGCTGCTGGGCAGCGACTACCCGTTCGACATGGGCACGCTGGAAGGCGCCCGGCAGGTCCGCGCCGCCGGCCTGTCGAAAGCGGACGAGACCGCGATCCTCGGCAGCACCGCCGCCGGCTGGTTCGGCCTCGACGCGCAGACCCGCAAGGCGGTGAACGCATGA
- a CDS encoding tripartite tricarboxylate transporter permease, giving the protein MDALVSLANGFAVALTPTNLLFVLIGVTLGQLIGALPGIGPSAGMALLLPITFGLDPVTALVMLSGIMYGGMYGGTLTSVLVNVPGEAASVMTAIDGNQLAKQGRAGQALAVAAIGSFLAGIGSVTALVFLTPALSSFALNFSAPEYFLLALLGITATASLGTGSALKAMIGATLGLMIALVGTDPIQGTSRLTFGSLDLLEGIDFLPVAIGVFGIAEILVSMEQTQSGQVIRTRLKDMWLTSRDWAECRMAIARGGFIGLIIGLMPGAGPTVAALLAYVVEKKASRHPEKFGHGALDGVAAAESANNSAAHGAMIPMLALGIPGSASTAVLLAALVLLGIRPGPMLLTEQADLVWGLIASMFIGNAILLIMNLPLAPLFASVLRIPYSYLVAGILIVSLVGAYAISLSLFNVGLTLLFGMIGYLMIRADIPRAPLVLAVVLAPMMESALRQSLMLSEGSAAIFVQRPLSAVLALLVIGSLCLPLLSFLLARRAARRAGVAEALSHSSD; this is encoded by the coding sequence ATGGACGCACTCGTCTCGCTCGCCAACGGTTTCGCCGTCGCGCTTACGCCCACCAACCTGCTGTTCGTGCTGATCGGCGTCACGCTCGGCCAGCTCATCGGCGCGCTGCCCGGCATCGGGCCATCGGCCGGCATGGCGCTGCTGCTGCCCATCACCTTCGGCCTCGATCCCGTCACCGCGCTCGTGATGCTGTCCGGCATCATGTATGGCGGCATGTATGGCGGCACGCTCACCTCGGTGCTGGTGAACGTGCCCGGCGAAGCCGCGAGCGTCATGACCGCGATCGACGGCAACCAGCTCGCGAAGCAGGGGCGCGCCGGGCAGGCGCTGGCCGTGGCGGCCATCGGCTCGTTCCTCGCCGGCATCGGCTCCGTCACCGCGCTGGTGTTCCTCACCCCGGCGCTCAGTTCCTTCGCGCTCAATTTCTCCGCGCCGGAATATTTCCTGCTGGCGCTGCTCGGCATCACCGCCACGGCGAGCCTCGGCACCGGCTCGGCGCTCAAGGCGATGATCGGCGCCACGCTCGGCCTGATGATCGCCCTTGTCGGCACCGACCCGATCCAGGGCACGTCGCGGCTCACCTTCGGCTCGCTGGATCTGCTGGAAGGCATCGATTTCCTTCCCGTCGCCATCGGCGTGTTCGGCATCGCCGAGATCCTGGTGTCGATGGAGCAGACCCAGTCCGGTCAGGTCATCCGCACCCGGCTCAAGGATATGTGGCTGACGAGCAGGGACTGGGCGGAATGCCGGATGGCGATCGCGCGCGGCGGCTTCATCGGCCTCATCATCGGGCTGATGCCCGGCGCGGGGCCGACGGTTGCGGCGCTGCTCGCCTATGTCGTGGAGAAGAAGGCGAGCCGCCACCCGGAGAAATTCGGCCATGGCGCGCTCGATGGCGTGGCCGCTGCGGAATCCGCCAATAATTCGGCGGCGCATGGCGCGATGATCCCGATGCTCGCGCTCGGCATTCCCGGCTCGGCCTCGACCGCCGTGCTGCTCGCCGCGCTGGTGCTGCTCGGCATCCGGCCGGGGCCGATGCTGCTCACCGAGCAGGCCGATCTGGTCTGGGGCCTCATCGCGTCGATGTTCATCGGCAATGCGATCCTGCTCATCATGAACCTGCCGCTCGCCCCGCTATTCGCGAGCGTGCTGCGCATCCCCTATTCCTATCTCGTCGCCGGCATCCTCATCGTGTCGCTGGTCGGCGCCTACGCCATCAGCCTCAGCCTGTTCAATGTCGGACTGACGCTGCTGTTCGGCATGATCGGCTATCTCATGATCCGTGCCGACATACCGCGGGCGCCGCTGGTGCTCGCCGTGGTGCTGGCGCCGATGATGGAAAGCGCGCTGCGCCAGAGCCTGATGCTGTCGGAAGGCAGCGCGGCGATCTTCGTGCAGCGCCCGCTCTCCGCCGTGCTGGCCCTGCTGGTCATCGGCTCGCTCTGCCTGCCCCTGCTCAGCTTTCTCCTCGCCCGCCGCGCGGCGCGCCGTGCCGGCGTCGCCGAGGCCCTGTCGCATTCCTCTGACTAG
- a CDS encoding tripartite tricarboxylate transporter TctB family protein — MRSTNIIAALVLLVLSAVVLLGTWQLPYWADFAPGSSFAAFWVGVIGVVLGLGLLVTSVMEDSTEPHSFPGRSGLLRIGALTGGLWLMVLLIPSLGFVTASVLFCLFLLLGIERRPVMASLFTTVIVVGLVYGVFIAWLGIALPTGPLGI; from the coding sequence ATGCGCTCAACCAACATCATCGCCGCGCTGGTGCTGCTCGTCCTCTCCGCCGTGGTGCTGCTCGGGACATGGCAGTTGCCCTATTGGGCGGACTTTGCTCCCGGCTCGTCCTTCGCCGCGTTCTGGGTCGGCGTCATCGGCGTCGTTCTGGGGCTCGGCCTGCTCGTCACATCGGTGATGGAGGACAGCACCGAGCCTCACAGCTTCCCCGGTCGGTCCGGCCTCCTGCGCATTGGCGCGCTCACCGGCGGGCTCTGGCTGATGGTGCTGCTGATCCCGTCGCTGGGCTTCGTCACCGCCAGCGTCCTGTTCTGTCTGTTCCTGCTGCTCGGCATCGAGCGGCGCCCGGTCATGGCCAGCCTGTTCACCACCGTGATCGTGGTCGGGCTGGTCTATGGCGTCTTCATCGCGTGGCTCGGCATCGCTTTGCCGACCGGCCCGCTCGGCATCTGA
- a CDS encoding Bug family tripartite tricarboxylate transporter substrate binding protein: MIQTHTERRPHVPLHLRLKHTAIAFALGAACLAAPTALQAQGAPTGPIEITTGTSPGGTPDVLMRRAAKILNEQKIITNPLVVQNRTGGSWMVAGNFVMGKQGDRNVVLCIAQPILTTPITQGLPTLYDKLTPISMFIQGDLVLVVPESSPIKDMKQLVELAAKRERSVKVAGAQSGSTDHMVSGLVEKAGKVKLNYVPFDGGGAAQAAFLGGNVDFMTLTPGEALPLVKAGKARIIAILASERRTAPELKDIPTAKEQGYDVVWGQAWGLAGPPGLDAETVKFWDDAIAKLVANPEWQASLKENFLRSQMIPAAQVKPYMQKLHDEHLALLRDLGLAKQTTVQ; the protein is encoded by the coding sequence ATGATCCAGACACACACTGAGAGGCGGCCGCACGTGCCGCTTCATCTGCGCCTGAAGCACACCGCCATCGCGTTCGCGCTTGGCGCCGCCTGCCTCGCCGCGCCCACCGCCCTGCAGGCGCAGGGCGCCCCCACCGGCCCGATCGAAATCACCACGGGCACCAGCCCGGGTGGCACGCCTGATGTGCTGATGCGCCGTGCCGCCAAGATCCTCAACGAGCAGAAGATCATCACCAACCCGCTGGTGGTGCAGAACCGCACCGGCGGCTCGTGGATGGTCGCGGGCAATTTCGTCATGGGCAAGCAGGGCGACCGCAACGTCGTGCTGTGCATCGCCCAGCCGATCCTGACCACGCCGATCACGCAGGGCCTGCCGACGCTCTATGACAAGCTGACCCCGATCAGCATGTTCATCCAGGGCGATCTGGTTCTGGTCGTCCCGGAAAGCTCGCCGATCAAGGACATGAAGCAGCTCGTCGAGCTGGCCGCCAAGCGCGAGCGCTCGGTCAAGGTCGCCGGCGCCCAGTCGGGCTCGACCGACCATATGGTGTCCGGCCTGGTCGAAAAGGCCGGCAAGGTGAAGCTGAACTATGTGCCGTTCGACGGCGGCGGCGCCGCGCAGGCGGCCTTCCTCGGCGGCAATGTCGACTTCATGACCCTGACGCCGGGCGAGGCCCTGCCTCTGGTGAAGGCCGGCAAGGCGCGGATCATCGCCATCCTCGCCAGCGAGCGCCGCACCGCGCCCGAGCTTAAGGACATCCCGACCGCGAAGGAGCAGGGCTACGACGTGGTGTGGGGTCAGGCCTGGGGCCTCGCCGGCCCGCCCGGCCTCGACGCCGAGACCGTGAAGTTCTGGGACGACGCCATCGCCAAGCTGGTCGCCAACCCGGAATGGCAGGCGAGCCTGAAGGAGAACTTCCTGCGCAGCCAGATGATCCCGGCCGCCCAGGTGAAGCCCTACATGCAGAAACTGCATGACGAGCACCTCGCCCTGCTGCGCGATCTCGGCCTCGCCAAGCAGACGACAGTGCAATGA
- a CDS encoding CobW family GTP-binding protein: MIPVVLITGFLGSGKTTLLNHLLRDPGMADSAVIINEFGDVAIDHLLVESSIENTVVLQSGCICCTVRGDLVDTLDDLTGKAARGEVPAFSRIVVETTGLADPASLVQMFLTERTLTERFALRAVITTVDAANGAGQLDEFEESRHQVGLADVLVLTKSDLATPEAIATLRERLRAINPGAEILTVVQGHIAPDDLFAHAARAPTRDSGDVLGWLNEAAFAAAHAPHAPAGHSPSHHDKGIQAFAITLDRPVSREALRGWLRAILSLRGRDLLRMKGIVALRGEAAPLVVHAVQNVLHPPVQLEAWPSADHTTRIVFITRNIPPAALQRSLDTLAMGNAA; the protein is encoded by the coding sequence ATGATCCCCGTCGTGCTGATCACCGGCTTTCTCGGCAGCGGCAAGACCACGCTGCTGAACCATTTGCTGCGCGATCCCGGCATGGCGGACAGCGCGGTGATCATCAACGAGTTTGGCGATGTCGCCATCGACCATCTGCTGGTCGAGAGTTCGATCGAGAACACGGTCGTGCTGCAAAGCGGCTGCATCTGCTGCACCGTGCGCGGCGACCTTGTGGACACGCTGGACGACCTGACCGGCAAAGCGGCGCGGGGTGAGGTGCCGGCCTTCTCGCGCATCGTCGTCGAAACCACGGGCCTGGCGGACCCGGCCTCGCTGGTGCAGATGTTCCTGACCGAGCGCACGCTGACGGAGCGCTTCGCGCTGCGCGCGGTGATCACCACGGTGGATGCCGCCAATGGCGCCGGCCAGCTCGACGAGTTCGAGGAATCACGGCATCAGGTGGGGCTCGCGGATGTGCTGGTGCTCACTAAATCCGATCTCGCCACGCCGGAGGCGATCGCAACGCTGCGCGAGCGGCTGAGAGCGATAAATCCCGGCGCTGAAATCCTGACCGTGGTTCAGGGACACATCGCCCCGGACGATCTGTTCGCCCACGCCGCGCGGGCACCGACGCGCGACAGTGGCGACGTGCTGGGCTGGCTGAACGAAGCCGCTTTCGCAGCCGCTCACGCGCCCCACGCACCGGCCGGGCATAGTCCTTCCCACCACGACAAGGGCATCCAGGCCTTCGCGATCACGCTGGATCGTCCGGTCAGCCGTGAGGCGCTGCGCGGATGGCTGCGCGCCATCCTCTCGCTGCGCGGCCGCGATCTCCTGCGCATGAAGGGCATCGTGGCGCTGCGCGGCGAAGCGGCGCCTCTCGTCGTCCACGCGGTGCAGAACGTGCTGCATCCGCCGGTGCAGCTGGAAGCGTGGCCGAGCGCGGACCACACCACGCGGATCGTTTTCATCACCCGCAACATACCGCCCGCCGCGCTACAGCGGAGTCTGGACACCCTCGCGATGGGAAACGCCGCTTGA
- a CDS encoding LVIVD repeat-containing protein: MLDHTRVADVKIDLIHGMKLIAHDPIAGFGGIGEGMSLQKAPDGRRILWLAHEGPPKNFTGVDVTDPGRPKVIVQTDLPHNRVRSNSLETSGNLMAVAYQTYEHGAQPAGIELFDISVPEHPRSVSFFDCSGPHSRGVHQVWFVDGEFVHCAAGAPDFTPRNPLDDQPYRIIDVRNPSKPVEAGRWWMPGTAEGDDAPPPPRLKIDTGIRCHNTNVYPARPDRAYVGYIDGGFFVMDISDKSRPTVISRFSPNPPFPGFAHTLMPLFGRDLAVASHECIHDDGFDWPKLTWLLDIRCEDNPVPLSTLPMPSFDEYSRKGGRFGCHNLHENPPRETALHSETLLFSTLFNGGLRIHDISDPLIPREVGAFVPAAAPGARVPATQINEVYVDENGIVYCADRHAGGLYILELDL, translated from the coding sequence ATGCTCGACCACACCAGGGTTGCCGACGTTAAGATCGACCTGATCCACGGCATGAAGCTGATCGCTCATGATCCGATCGCCGGCTTCGGCGGCATCGGCGAGGGCATGTCGCTCCAGAAGGCACCGGACGGCCGCCGCATTCTCTGGCTGGCGCATGAAGGCCCGCCGAAGAACTTCACCGGCGTCGACGTTACCGATCCGGGCCGCCCCAAGGTGATCGTCCAGACGGATCTGCCGCATAACCGGGTGCGCTCGAACTCGCTGGAGACCTCGGGCAATCTGATGGCGGTGGCCTATCAGACCTATGAGCACGGCGCGCAGCCGGCCGGCATCGAGCTGTTCGACATCTCCGTGCCGGAGCATCCGCGCTCCGTCAGCTTTTTCGACTGCTCCGGCCCGCATTCGCGCGGTGTGCATCAGGTCTGGTTCGTCGATGGCGAATTCGTCCACTGCGCCGCCGGGGCGCCCGACTTCACCCCGCGCAACCCGCTCGACGACCAGCCCTACCGCATCATCGACGTGCGCAATCCCTCGAAGCCGGTCGAGGCGGGCCGCTGGTGGATGCCCGGCACGGCGGAAGGCGATGACGCCCCGCCGCCGCCGCGCCTGAAGATCGACACCGGCATTCGCTGCCACAACACCAATGTCTATCCGGCCCGTCCGGACCGCGCCTATGTCGGCTATATCGACGGCGGCTTCTTCGTGATGGACATTTCGGACAAGTCGCGCCCGACCGTCATCTCCCGATTCAGCCCCAATCCGCCCTTCCCGGGCTTCGCACATACGCTGATGCCGCTGTTCGGCCGCGATCTGGCGGTCGCAAGCCATGAGTGCATCCATGATGACGGCTTCGACTGGCCGAAGCTCACCTGGCTCCTCGACATACGCTGCGAGGACAACCCGGTGCCGCTTTCGACGCTGCCCATGCCCTCCTTCGACGAATATTCCCGCAAGGGCGGCCGGTTCGGCTGCCATAATCTGCATGAGAACCCGCCGCGCGAGACGGCGCTGCATTCCGAGACCCTTTTGTTCTCGACGCTGTTCAATGGCGGCCTGCGCATCCACGACATCAGCGACCCGCTGATCCCGCGCGAGGTCGGGGCGTTCGTGCCCGCCGCGGCGCCCGGTGCGCGCGTGCCCGCGACCCAGATCAACGAGGTCTATGTCGACGAGAACGGCATCGTCTATTGCGCCGACCGTCACGCGGGCGGGCTCTATATCCTGGAACTCGACCTCTAG